A region from the Lutra lutra chromosome 1, mLutLut1.2, whole genome shotgun sequence genome encodes:
- the LOC125094716 gene encoding carbonyl reductase [NADPH] 3 gives MSSCSRVALVTGANKGIGFAIARDLCRQFSGDVVLTARDEARGRAAVQQLQAEGLSPRFHLLDIDDLQSIRALRDFLRKEYGGLNVLVNNAGIAFKPDDPTPFYIQAEITLKTNFFATRNVCIELLPIIKPHGRVVNVSSLEGSKALENCSTDLQKKFRCETLTEEDLVDLMKKFVEDTNNEVHEREGWPNSAYGVSKLGVTVLSRILARRLDEKRKGDRILLNACCPGWVKTDIGGAHGPRTVEEGADTPVYLALLPPDATEPHGQLVHDRVVQNW, from the exons ATGTCGTCCTGCAGCCGCGTGGCGCTGGTGACCGGGGCCAACAAGGGCATCGGCTTCGCGATCGCGCGTGACCTGTGCCGGCAGTTCTCGGGGGACGTGGTGCTCACGGCGCGGGACGAGGCGCGGGGTCGCGCGGCCGTGCAGCAGCTCCAGGCCGAGGGCCTGAGTCCCCGCTTCCACCTGCTGGACATCGACGACCTGCAGAGCATCCGCGCCCTGCGCGACTTCCTGCGCAAGGAGTACGGGGGCCTCAACGTGTTGGTCAACAACGCGGGCATCGCATTCAAGC CGGATGATCCAACGCCCTTCTACATCCAAGCTGAGATAACGCTGAAGACAAACTTTTTTGCCACAAGAAATGTCTGCATCGAATTACTGCCGATAATAAAACCTCATG GCAGGGTGGTGAATGTTAGTAGTTTAGAGGGCTCAAAAGCTCTTGAAAATTGCAGCACAGATCTACAGAAGAAGTTCCGGTGTGAGACGCTCACGGAGGAGGACCTGGTGGACCTCATGAAGAAGTTTGTGGAGGACACAAACAATGAAGTGCATGAGAGGGAAGGCTGGCCCAACTCGGCTTATGGGGTGTCCAAGCTGGGGGTCACGGTCTTATCGAGAATCTTGGCCCGGCGTCTGGATGAGAAGAGAAAAGGTGACAGGATTCTGCTGAATGCATGCTGCCCGGGGTGGGTGAAGACGGACATTGGCGGGGCTCATGGCCCCAGGACGGTGGAGGAGGGAGCCGACACCCCTGTGTACTTGGCCCTGTTGCCCCCAGATGCTACCGAGCCTCATGGCCAGCTAGTCCATGACAGAGTCGTCCAAAACTGGTGA